Genomic DNA from Hypomesus transpacificus isolate Combined female chromosome 19, fHypTra1, whole genome shotgun sequence:
CCTAAATTCTAAGGTGTAACTGCTGATGAAAATTATAATAGTTATATGGTGCCAATTAAAAATCAAACCCATTTTAAGCAGCAGTCCCAACAAACCTTAATTCTTACAAGTGAGTTTAAATGTCTCAAAAAGTAAAAGAACTTGGCGTAGGCTattcaaaaaaacaacaacaaaaataatgtttataataAAATGCAAAACATGGTGATATATAGCCAATTCTTTTTTACACTGCTGTACTTTTTCCATGACTTTCAATCCACCAGTGATTTACACAGTGTCTTAACGCCACTCCTGGCTTTGCTATGATAACCCATCTCCCTGTTGCTCTGCCTGAAAGGGATAGCTGAGAGCAGGTGGAAAGACCGGGTTCCTGGGCTGGTCATCAACCAGAACCAAATCCTCCACGTCCCTCCCCCGGAAGCGCCGCCTGCAGATCTTCACAGTCACTTTGCGCCCCTGGAATGCCTTCAAGGCCTCTTTAGAGGCCATGGCCTTGGCGGCGGCCTCATCGCGCCCGTACCCTGTACCCATGTAGACATTCTGACAGCGTAGCTCACACACCTGGCCCTCCTTCTGTGTGCGGCCCGCGGGCAGATCTGGGATGTCCTTCAAAGGCACGAACACACAGCTCAGAGTCTCCTTAGATGACTCCACACACCCCTGCAGGATCTCAAAGTGATCCAGGTTAGGACCGAAGCCCCCGGCTGACACCAGTTTCCAGGCAACTGCCTTGTAGAGGCGGTTGAAGAATGGCTGGTGATCGGCTGGGGCCTGTGGAGGAGGACCCGACTTCTGACCTCGTCCACTTGCCCTCCCACCAGCCTCATTAGGGCCGGCCTTGCTCCTCTTCCCACAGCTGTCAGCATCACCCCCTGAGAAACACATTGTTAGTGGGAGAAGCCTCACAACAATCTTTTTTCACCTGAAAGCGGATGTATTAGAGGTATGGGGTGTATATGGACCTCATAACGTTTGGATAATTGGTTCAAAACAAAGCAGCTTCAGGATGTTCTGGTGGGAAATCAATCAGGGTATCATCTATCATCTAGTTTAACAATGGGCCCCACTTCCTCAGAAATTGCTGTTCGAATTTTGTTGATAAGCTTAGACGTACAGTAACTAAATCTACTGGTAAGGTAATGCTCTCTTTCATCACAATGTTTGTACCACAAGCTAAAATCACACTATCAGCACGTTATCATTCACTTTGATGTACCTGGGGCACCCGGTCTCTTTCCTCTCGCCATGATCTCATCCCTTGTTGTTCGAACTGGAGCATCCCTGACAATGATTCCATCGGCCATCTCTTTGATTTTGTCCATGACAGGCTGAGGATATCTGAGGGATAAGAGAAGACATGGATTAGTTCCCTTCACCTTGTCTGAACCATATTAACTTTTAGGTATGCTTCAGGGATAGCAGTTAGGAAAAGCTTAGTCTAAAGTAATGATGTGTGTCGTCTACATACTTGCAACCCATGAAAACATGGTTGGCCCAAACCATGGAGAGCGAGAGCAGTTTGTCCATGCTCGGGTTGCTGACTCCTGGCTGGACTGCTGGGAAGGTCTCCATGTTCCTCAAGAGGAATTCTTGTCTGGCATTccattgtttgtgtgtctcacaTAATCCCCTGAGAGACTCCACCCACTGGGTCAGGTGAGGGTTCTGACCAAGGTACTCTGACACAATGTCTTCTCCACTTTTTCCTTCTGCCATTACTACATCAACACAGGCATACCAAATTAAACGATTATGGGAGCACTACAGATGAAGTACTAGTACTGTTATAGACAGACATATAATCACAATCTCAATGTCCACTCTGTGACAGCAATGCCAGCAGCTGAATCAGGGTTATCATGTTTTGTACTTTTTGTCCAGTTTCAAAACTATGTTGACATTTACAATTCCATAAGTCAGTCACTACAGTGAAGCTTTATTTCACGCTAGTTAAAGTAGGTTATTCATCAGGTTAGTGGGTAGCAATTAGGGCCACTAAATAAACACGGAAGTCAATGTCAATGAGAGTAGCGTCAGCTAACATTAACTTAACTAGCTAGACAAAAAAAGACTATCTACGATAGCTTCAAAACCATAGAATGTTTCGCTTTAACACTCACAAATTATTTTTCCTTTAGCTAGCAAGTCAAATATTAATGCTTGCCAAACTTATTGGCCAGTTCAGTAGCTTCACAAAAGTAAACACAGTTTGGTGCTAGAATAGCTtgcaagagctagctactttgtagttaggctagctagcaagatACACTAGTTTCACTTGGTGCTATACTGTTGTATACCTGCTGTGTATATTGCTATGCTAACGCTTCTAAATCAGATACAGGTGTTAGCAAGCGTCACAGTTAACATATGTACGGCTAAAAAGTTAGCCTAGTAGTTACCCACCTTGCTGGCTAACTAATAGCTCAAATGTTCCTCACTCGTTCCGTTGCCAGAGATGCGTGTGGTAAAGCTAGTATGATCGAAGCTGAGTTGTCACAGTAGCATACAATTCCCATCAGTCCACACGCAACATAATTTATGTCATATTTTTATACATACTACTGTCGGCACCACGGGGATTTCGGTTTGCCACCATCGAATGCTTATAGCCAATATGTAATACCCTTACTCGTAAATCACAGAGGCGAGGAAAACAgttgtaacttaatttaaaGAATGACTACAAGTCCCAGCACTGCAGTGACACTTCATGTGCTTGAACCAACGTCATCGACTTGCGGCGGTAGAAGTGGCGGTGTTTTCGTTGTGTATGTGAATGACAGGCTCTGCAAGTCCAATTTTGAGTTAGTCACATACCCACACCTTAACTAAAATGATTCATGAACTCCTACTGGCGTTAAGTGGTTACCCTGGTACAATATTTTCGTGGAACAAACGAACAGGCTTACAGGTGATATAACGCTATCCAAAGAAATACCAAAAGTGTGCTTGGCTAGCTACAAACAGTATGTTTAGTACAGTAGCtagtacagtactgtaacaGCTAGTCAAATTGGTAAGAGCCAAATTCAAACAGCGTGTGTTTATATAAACGTCTGGCTCTTCTGTAGGTGTCTCAGGACCTGCCGTTCCTTCATCCTAGTGAAACCGGTGTCCTGAATCGCCTCTGCAAATTGGGATCTGATTACATCCGATTTACAGAGTTCATAGAGCAACACACTGGTCATGTCCATCAACAGGTTAGACATCTGTTATGTGCGTTTGTATGTACAACTGTAACTACCTTAAAGATGACCAAGGCTAATGTGCATGGATTGCTCCCAATAGGAGCACCACTCCAACCAACCTAATCAGCCTGGGCTGAACGGGGTTTACCTGAGGGCCTTTTGCACGGGTCTGGAGTCTATGCTGCAGCCTTACAGACAGGCTTTGCTGGACCTTGAACAAGAGGTTAGGCGAAAATCACTTCTCATTTTAAAAGTGCGTGATAATGCATCAGTAATTCATTATATGTCTTTCTGTGTTCTTTTTTCAGTTTCTGGGTGATCCACACCTGACAACCTCTCATGTGAATTACATGCTCGACCAGGTAAAATCATTCACTCAATAATTTACTGTTTGGTATGATTCCGACTATTAACATTAAAAGGAAGTTGGTAGTCACCCAATAATAGAAGATAATAACGTTGAATGTTGTTTTTACCTAGTTTCAGCTGCTGTTCCCCTCTGTGATGATAGTGGTGGAGACAATCAAATCCCAGAAGGTAAGTTTGATCTCAGGGCAGAGACAAGAACTCTCCTGACAGTGCACACTGGCAGAGCACAGGCAGAGTAACGGCTGAATTCATGAGGTCGTTTCCCAAATAGATCCATGGGTGTCAAATCCTGGAGACGGTCTACAAACACAGCTGTGGGGGGCTACCCCCTGTACGCACAGCTCTGGAGAAGTAAGTTAGTCATCTTAACACTCACTTAAAAAAAGGAGACTTTGTCATGCATCCAAGTTTGTTTGAGCCATAGACGTCCATTGACGAGGCTGCGTCCTGCCGTGTTTTCCCCATGCAGGATCCTAGCTGTCTGTCACGGGGTGATGTACAAGCAGCTAGCTGCATGGATGCTGCATGGCCTGCTCCTGGACCAGAGTGAGGAGTTCTTTGTGAAGCAGGGCCCCAGCGCAGGAGGTGCTGCAGCtaaccaggaggaggaggacgaggacctGGGGATAGGAGGGCTGAGTGGCAAACAGCTCAGGGAATTACAGGACCTGGTAAGATGAGACAAGAGATGACTTGGATAGATAACCGCTTCGCCCTGTTTATTCGGATCTGCTTTGTGTTGCTTAGGTCTTGTTTATCAGATCTGCTTTGTGTTGCTTAGGTCTTGTTTATCAGATCTGCTTTGTGTTGCTTAGGTCTTGTTTATCAGATCTGCTTTGTGTTGCTTAGGTCTTGTTTATCAGATCTGCTTTGTGTTGCTTAGGTCTTGTTTATCAGATCTGCTTTGTGTTGCAGGTCGGGTTGATCTGACTGTTGGTTTTCTGTGTCACCTTGTAGAGGCTGATCGAGGAGGAGAACATGCTGGCTCCGTCACTGCAGCAGTTCTCACTGCGCGCCGAGATGCTGCCCTCCTACATTCCTGTCCGAGTAGCAGAGAAAATCCTTTTTGTTGGGGAGTCTGTCCAGATGTTTGAGAACGACAACCACAGCCCATCTCGAGCTCGTACGAGTCCTGGCTTCTATGTCTCAGAGCTCCACATGATACCGGCCCTGCTCTGACTTGGACTAAATCCCCCTCGTgtgctcctcctgtcctctgtccaGGTTCTATCCTGAAGCACCAGGAGGACCTGTatgctgcagagctgcacaGACTGAAGCAGCAGCCCCTGTTCAGCCTGGTGGACTTTGAGAATCTAATAGACCGCATCCGTAGCACAGTGGCAGAGGTGGGCTTGATGGACAGGATCACCATCTCTTAGTATGATTGAACGAGAACTTAATTAAACACGTAAACGACAATAATATGATCCTATTAATCAGTGTATTGTGTACACACAGCATCTTTGGACTCTAATGGTGGAGGAATCTGACCTGCTGGGACAACTCAAGGTTTGTATGCAATAAATATGCATACAGCTGGCAATGTTTTGAATACGTTTTAATCATAAAAgcttttgtaaatgtaaaattcatACCTCTCGTATAATTTTATAGATCGTTAAGGACTTCTACTTGCTGGGGCGGGGCGAACTTTACCAGGTGTTTATAGACCACGCCCAGCACATGCTGAAGACCCCGCCTACTGCAGTCACTGAACATGGTACAGTCACACATCGTGATACACAGCTAGCTGCAGCGAGAAGGAACAGTGTCTTCTATTCTTCGCTTCGGTCTTTGAtttctgtagctagctaaacctgctcgtgttttctctctctcccttccacagATGTAAACGTAGCCTTTCAGCAGGCGGCTCACAAGGTGCTGTTGGACGATGAcaacctcctgcctctcctccatctcaccGTCGACTCTCAGGGGAAAGACAAAGGTGCGTCAACACCCTCAGGTTTAACCCATGGTGGAAGGAAGAGAAGATGCTGCCAACATGCCGTCCTCTACCCAGTTAGCACTGGTCTGAGGGTAAGACTTGTTTTCTCTTCCCAGAGACCACAGGAACCAGAGAGGGAGCCACTCCTCCACAAGAGACCTCCCCGCGAGAGGTGCCCCCTACAGGCTGGGCTGCTCTGGGTCTGGCCTACAAGGTCCAGTGGCCCCTACACATCCTCTTCACTCCAGCAGTACTAGAGAAGTGAGTCCCACACttctcatcagtatcatctcCCAGTTCAGAGTTGTCCGCTTGAAATTGTGCATTGAGAACCTGAATGAGTTTACTTGAATACTTACAGGCGGAATGTCTGTGTCCAGGTATAACGTTGTGTTCAGGTACCTGCTGAGTGTGCGTCGGGTGCAGTCAGAGTTGCAGCACTGCTGGGCCCTGCAGATGCAGAGGAAACACCTCAAGTACAACCAGACCGACGCTGTTAAATCGAGATTACGTAACCACATGGCTTTCCTGGTTGACAACCTGCAGTACTACATGCAGGTGAACATGCTCATATTAAAACTTAAACAATCAAACCATTATTTCTTATAGGCTTTGTATCTCGTTGTACTGAAAGTGGTGGCAAAATAATTATATTTGCTGTCTAGTTTGTATGTTTATATGTGGTACATGTTGTGAGTGATTTTGGTGTCTCTACCAGGTGGATGTCCTGGAGTCTCAGTTCTCTCAGCTGCTGCAGCAGATCAACTCCACCAGAGACTTTGAGAGCATCCGATTGGCCCACGACCACTTCCTTAGCAACCTGCTTGCCCAGTCATTCATCCTGCTCAAACCGGTACACATTTGCGCGCATGCACAACTTTGAGTTGTACAGTATGTGACTTCAGGTATTGATTAGAGCCCTGTCTCAAACTGTTTTTCGGGCAGGTTTTCCACTGCTTGAATGAGATTCTGGAGCTGTGCCATAACTTCTGCTCATTGGTCAATCAGAATGTGGCTCCACTGGATGACCGGGGGACAGCTCAGCTAGACCATCTGGTCAAGGTGACTGACTGTATAGACACATGAAGCTTGGCTTCAGTCAAAGGCTGTGTATTCCACATTACAAACTTCAAACTATGTCACGTATCCATAACACGTTTCCAGGGCTTTAGTCGGCAGTCGTTCCTGCTCTTCAAGATCCTGTCCAGTGTTAGAAACCACCAGATCAACTCTGACCTGGCCCAGCTGCTTCTGAGGCTGGACTACAACAAGTACTACACCCAGTCTGGTGGCACCCTGGGCAGGTGGGATCCCAATGTCAATACCTATCAATGCTGTGTGAACACTAGACACAATACTTAGAGTCCTTCTTGGGCAACTCGACTGAGGACTCTTGAAAGTCTTATATTGCCTCTGTTACAGTTTTGGACTTTAAGAGAATGAAGTACGGAGCACAAGCTACAGACCA
This window encodes:
- the LOC124481674 gene encoding CDKN2A-interacting protein, whose translation is MAEGKSGEDIVSEYLGQNPHLTQWVESLRGLCETHKQWNARQEFLLRNMETFPAVQPGVSNPSMDKLLSLSMVWANHVFMGCKYPQPVMDKIKEMADGIIVRDAPVRTTRDEIMARGKRPGAPGGDADSCGKRSKAGPNEAGGRASGRGQKSGPPPQAPADHQPFFNRLYKAVAWKLVSAGGFGPNLDHFEILQGCVESSKETLSCVFVPLKDIPDLPAGRTQKEGQVCELRCQNVYMGTGYGRDEAAAKAMASKEALKAFQGRKVTVKICRRRFRGRDVEDLVLVDDQPRNPVFPPALSYPFQAEQQGDGLS
- the tubgcp4 gene encoding gamma-tubulin complex component 4; the protein is MIHELLLALSGYPGTIFSWNKRTGLQVSQDLPFLHPSETGVLNRLCKLGSDYIRFTEFIEQHTGHVHQQEHHSNQPNQPGLNGVYLRAFCTGLESMLQPYRQALLDLEQEFLGDPHLTTSHVNYMLDQFQLLFPSVMIVVETIKSQKIHGCQILETVYKHSCGGLPPVRTALEKILAVCHGVMYKQLAAWMLHGLLLDQSEEFFVKQGPSAGGAAANQEEEDEDLGIGGLSGKQLRELQDLRLIEEENMLAPSLQQFSLRAEMLPSYIPVRVAEKILFVGESVQMFENDNHSPSRARSILKHQEDLYAAELHRLKQQPLFSLVDFENLIDRIRSTVAEHLWTLMVEESDLLGQLKIVKDFYLLGRGELYQVFIDHAQHMLKTPPTAVTEHDVNVAFQQAAHKVLLDDDNLLPLLHLTVDSQGKDKETTGTREGATPPQETSPREVPPTGWAALGLAYKVQWPLHILFTPAVLEKYNVVFRYLLSVRRVQSELQHCWALQMQRKHLKYNQTDAVKSRLRNHMAFLVDNLQYYMQVDVLESQFSQLLQQINSTRDFESIRLAHDHFLSNLLAQSFILLKPVFHCLNEILELCHNFCSLVNQNVAPLDDRGTAQLDHLVKGFSRQSFLLFKILSSVRNHQINSDLAQLLLRLDYNKYYTQSGGTLGSFGL